The following are encoded in a window of Pseudomonas graminis genomic DNA:
- a CDS encoding UbiA family prenyltransferase gives MARIQGRVLETSPPLVVDLDGTLLRSDLLMETAMAFIRGQPLKALNMLGWLFKGKAALKEGLALNTEIDVSVLPYDPQIIEMIQRERDTGRMVVLATASHVSLAERIADHLQLFDLVLASNTNRNLSGHNKRDLLVAHFGEGGFDYIGNSKDDLPIWNVSRQAYVVNPDRGVEANVKAQVRVEPTIRSNTPSLRDWRRALRMHQWLKNALIFVPLLASHRLAQFELMRDGVIAFLCFGLCASSVYILNDLLDLCDDRHHKSKCNRPFASGRLSIKAGLVMVPTLLAMAFGAALLLLPWQFSAVMAAYYGLTLTYSLRLKRLMAWDVIALAMLYTARIIAGVAAFSLTLTFWILAFSMFIFLSLAMVKRYAELRDARAREVNTFARGRGYHPGDLDMIASLGASSGYLAVMVLALYIQDAKTTELYVTPHIIWLACPLLLFWVTRVWMLTHRGQMNEDPVVFAIRDRTSQLIGAAFLMMFWIAA, from the coding sequence ATGGCCAGAATTCAGGGACGAGTTCTTGAAACTTCCCCTCCCTTGGTAGTTGATCTCGACGGCACGTTATTGCGCTCGGATCTGCTCATGGAAACGGCCATGGCGTTTATTCGAGGCCAGCCGCTGAAAGCCCTGAACATGCTCGGCTGGCTGTTCAAAGGCAAAGCCGCGCTGAAAGAAGGCCTGGCCCTCAACACCGAAATAGACGTCTCCGTGCTGCCCTACGATCCGCAGATCATCGAGATGATCCAGCGCGAACGAGACACCGGCCGCATGGTGGTGCTGGCGACAGCGAGTCATGTAAGCCTGGCCGAGCGCATCGCCGATCATCTTCAGTTATTCGATCTGGTGCTGGCGTCCAACACCAACCGCAACTTGTCCGGCCACAACAAGCGCGACCTGTTGGTGGCGCACTTCGGCGAGGGTGGTTTCGACTACATCGGCAACTCCAAAGATGACTTGCCGATATGGAACGTGTCTCGGCAGGCCTATGTGGTCAATCCCGACCGCGGGGTGGAAGCCAACGTAAAAGCGCAAGTCCGCGTCGAGCCAACCATTCGCAGCAACACGCCGAGCTTGAGAGACTGGCGCAGGGCGCTGCGCATGCACCAGTGGCTGAAAAACGCGCTGATCTTCGTGCCGCTGCTGGCGTCCCACCGGCTGGCCCAGTTCGAATTGATGCGGGACGGCGTCATTGCGTTTCTGTGCTTCGGCCTGTGCGCCTCCAGCGTCTACATCCTCAACGACCTGCTGGACCTGTGCGACGACCGCCATCACAAAAGCAAATGCAATCGGCCGTTCGCCAGCGGGCGTCTGTCGATCAAGGCCGGTCTGGTGATGGTGCCGACGCTGCTGGCGATGGCCTTCGGCGCCGCGCTGTTGCTCTTGCCGTGGCAATTTTCGGCGGTGATGGCCGCCTATTACGGCCTGACCCTGACCTACTCGCTGAGGCTCAAACGCCTGATGGCCTGGGACGTGATCGCCCTGGCGATGCTGTATACCGCGCGGATCATCGCCGGCGTGGCGGCGTTCAGCCTGACGTTGACCTTCTGGATCCTCGCGTTCTCGATGTTCATATTCCTCAGCCTGGCGATGGTTAAACGCTACGCCGAGCTGCGTGACGCCCGCGCCAGGGAGGTCAATACCTTCGCTCGCGGCCGTGGTTACCACCCGGGCGATCTGGACATGATCGCTTCGTTGGGGGCGTCTTCGGGCTACCTCGCGGTAATGGTGCTGGCGCTGTACATCCAGGACGCGAAAACCACCGAACTGTACGTCACGCCACACATCATCTGGCTGGCCTGCCCGCTGCTGCTGTTCTGGGTGACGCGGGTGTGGATGCTGACCCATCGCGGGCAGATGAATGAAGACCCGGTGGTGTTCGCCATCCGCGACCGCACCAGCCAGCTGATCGGCGCTGCGTTTCTGATGATGTTCTGGATCGCCGCATGA
- a CDS encoding RimK family protein yields the protein MNAVPVKTDEVSAQPQRSATFIVNPLKPVSTRSQLLIVVERLEDWSSYLPSEHLISAQDYLENPPQDNAGQRVQVINLCRSYRYLGHGYYCSLLAEARGHHVIPSVKTISELTRKSLYGLALDDLDKRLEHALRDHPYDETEGFTLSLYFGQTDLAPLQDLARQLFEAFPAPILLVEFRKRDNWHIVGIKTGALTRLRDHQQDQFAQSLDSFSRKIWRQPRSRRTYRYDLAILHDPQEALPPSNRKALDNFIRVGQQLGVDVELIEKKDYSRLAEYDALLIRETTSVDNHTYRFAKKAESEGLVVMDDPASILRCTNKVYLTDLLKSHKLGMPATEILYKERPDDLEYVAARLGFPLVLKIPDGCFSKGVIKVQDAQQLQDAARELFEHSVLLLAQEYLYTEYDWRIGVLNRKPVFACQYFMSKGHWQIYNHKAIDAEVNGECRTLSVHDAPRAVVDLAVKTANLIGDGLYGVDLKQSGDRVVVIEVNDNPNLDAGIEDAWLQDDLYALVLEEFIRRLDIKRRGLAG from the coding sequence ATGAATGCGGTGCCGGTGAAGACCGACGAAGTATCAGCACAACCTCAGCGTTCGGCAACTTTTATTGTCAATCCGCTGAAACCTGTTTCAACCCGAAGCCAACTGTTGATTGTTGTGGAGCGGCTCGAAGACTGGTCGTCTTACTTGCCCAGCGAACATTTGATCAGCGCCCAGGATTATCTGGAAAACCCGCCCCAGGACAATGCTGGGCAACGGGTGCAGGTGATCAACCTGTGCCGCAGTTACCGCTATCTGGGCCACGGGTATTACTGCTCGCTGCTGGCCGAAGCCCGGGGTCACCATGTGATCCCGTCGGTGAAAACCATCAGCGAGCTGACCCGCAAGTCCCTTTACGGCCTGGCGTTGGATGACCTCGACAAGCGCCTCGAACATGCGCTGCGTGACCATCCGTATGACGAAACCGAAGGCTTCACCCTGAGCCTGTATTTCGGTCAGACCGATCTCGCGCCGTTGCAGGATCTGGCTCGTCAGCTGTTCGAAGCGTTTCCGGCGCCGATCCTGCTGGTGGAGTTTCGCAAGCGCGACAATTGGCACATCGTCGGCATCAAGACCGGCGCCTTGACCCGCCTGCGCGATCACCAGCAGGACCAGTTCGCTCAATCCCTCGACAGTTTCAGCCGCAAGATCTGGCGCCAGCCGCGCTCGCGCCGCACCTACCGCTACGACCTGGCGATTCTGCACGATCCCCAGGAAGCGTTGCCGCCGTCTAACCGCAAGGCGCTGGACAACTTCATCCGCGTCGGCCAGCAACTGGGCGTTGATGTGGAGCTGATCGAGAAGAAGGATTACTCGCGGCTGGCCGAATACGACGCGCTGCTGATCCGCGAGACCACCAGCGTCGACAACCACACCTACCGCTTCGCCAAGAAAGCCGAGAGCGAAGGGCTGGTGGTGATGGATGACCCCGCGTCGATCCTGCGCTGCACCAACAAGGTCTACCTGACCGACCTGCTCAAAAGCCACAAGCTCGGCATGCCGGCTACCGAAATCCTCTACAAGGAGCGACCGGATGACCTGGAGTACGTCGCGGCACGACTGGGCTTTCCGCTGGTGCTGAAAATTCCCGACGGGTGTTTTTCCAAGGGGGTGATCAAGGTCCAGGACGCGCAGCAGTTGCAGGACGCGGCGCGGGAGCTGTTCGAGCACTCGGTGCTGCTGCTGGCCCAGGAATACCTCTACACCGAATACGACTGGCGCATTGGCGTGCTCAATCGCAAGCCGGTGTTCGCCTGCCAGTACTTCATGTCCAAGGGGCACTGGCAGATTTACAACCACAAGGCCATCGACGCGGAGGTCAATGGCGAGTGCCGGACCCTGTCGGTTCATGATGCGCCGCGGGCCGTGGTGGACCTGGCGGTGAAGACCGCCAACCTGATCGGCGACGGCCTGTATGGCGTCGATCTGAAGCAGTCCGGCGACCGCGTGGTGGTCATCGAAGTCAACGACAACCCCAACCTCGACGCTGGCATCGAAGACGCCTGGCTGCAGGACGATCTGTATGCGCTGGTGCTGGAGGAATTCATTCGCCGCCTCGACATCAAACGTCGCGGTCTGGCCGGTTAG
- a CDS encoding MFS transporter, whose product MHAASDSPDNARPTQDGIDPIRAAQISARIDRLPAVATIWKLVALLSIGGFFELYDLFQTAYISPGLIRDGLFATGAQGVFGFSDQAAFASATFLGLFLGASLLSPIADRYGRRAIFTFALIWYTVATVLMGIQTSALGIICMRFLVGIGLGIELVTIDAYLSELVPKRMRSSAFAFAFFVQFLSVPSVALMSWWLVPQDPFGVAGWRWVVLASAVFALFIWWLRSRLPESPRWLAQHGRFSEAEKIMDALEARCVKDHGQALDEPETHNVAVEGRGRFADIWQPPYRRRALMLIVFHVFQAIGFFGFGNWLPALLSGQGVSVTHSLAYAFVITLAYPLGPLLFVKFANRFENKWQIVGSALGSMIFGTLFAQQTTAAGLIFCGVMITFCNAWLSFSYHSYQSELFPTNIRARAVGFCYSFSRLSTVFSSLLIGLFLDHFGTPGVLTFIVMSMLIVIITIGGFGPKTRNLALEDIAHR is encoded by the coding sequence ATGCATGCCGCTTCTGATAGCCCCGATAACGCCCGCCCGACCCAGGACGGAATCGACCCGATACGCGCTGCGCAAATTTCCGCCCGCATCGACCGACTGCCCGCCGTCGCCACGATCTGGAAGCTGGTGGCGCTGCTGTCCATTGGTGGTTTCTTCGAACTCTACGATCTGTTCCAGACCGCTTACATCAGCCCCGGCCTGATTCGCGACGGGCTGTTTGCCACCGGCGCGCAGGGTGTCTTCGGCTTTTCCGATCAAGCGGCGTTTGCGTCGGCGACGTTTCTGGGGCTGTTCCTCGGCGCCAGCCTGCTGAGCCCGATCGCGGATCGCTATGGTCGCCGCGCGATCTTCACCTTCGCGTTGATCTGGTACACCGTCGCCACCGTTTTGATGGGTATTCAGACGTCCGCCCTCGGCATCATCTGCATGCGCTTTTTGGTGGGCATCGGGCTTGGCATCGAGCTGGTGACCATCGACGCGTACCTGTCGGAACTGGTGCCCAAGCGCATGCGCAGCTCGGCGTTCGCCTTCGCGTTTTTCGTGCAGTTCCTGTCAGTGCCGTCGGTGGCATTGATGTCCTGGTGGCTGGTGCCCCAGGATCCCTTCGGCGTCGCCGGCTGGCGCTGGGTGGTGCTCGCCAGTGCGGTGTTCGCGCTGTTCATCTGGTGGCTGCGCTCGCGCCTGCCCGAATCGCCGCGCTGGCTGGCGCAACACGGCCGCTTTAGCGAGGCGGAAAAGATCATGGATGCCCTCGAAGCCCGGTGCGTCAAGGACCACGGCCAGGCGCTGGACGAACCGGAAACCCACAATGTGGCCGTCGAAGGCCGAGGTCGCTTCGCCGACATCTGGCAACCGCCGTATCGTCGCCGCGCGCTGATGCTGATTGTGTTTCATGTGTTCCAGGCGATCGGTTTTTTCGGCTTCGGTAACTGGCTGCCTGCGCTGCTCTCGGGTCAAGGCGTGAGCGTGACCCACAGTCTGGCGTATGCGTTCGTGATTACCCTCGCCTATCCGCTTGGGCCGCTGCTGTTCGTGAAGTTTGCCAACCGTTTCGAGAACAAGTGGCAAATTGTGGGCTCGGCCCTGGGCTCGATGATTTTCGGCACGCTGTTCGCGCAGCAGACGACGGCGGCCGGTCTGATCTTTTGCGGGGTGATGATTACGTTCTGCAATGCGTGGTTGAGTTTCAGTTATCACTCGTACCAGAGTGAGTTGTTCCCGACCAATATTCGCGCCCGGGCGGTAGGGTTCTGTTATTCGTTCAGTCGTCTGTCGACGGTGTTCAGCAGTCTGTTGATCGGGTTGTTTCTGGATCACTTCGGCACGCCGGGGGTGTTGACGTTTATTGTGATGAGTATGTTGATTGTGATCATTACGATTGGCGGGTTTGGGCCGAAGACGCGGAATCTGGCGTTGGAAGATATTGCTCATCGCTAG
- a CDS encoding Nramp family divalent metal transporter, with protein MPANASFLRKLMLFVGPGLLISIGYMDPGNWATAIEAGSRFGYALLFVVVLASLSGMVLQNLCSRLGIATGRDLAQLSSERYSHRVGMGQWVLAELSILATDLAEVLGAALAFHLLLGVSITTGVALTAFDTVIVLALQGANFRRLEAIVLGLIATIATCFFIELVLIKPFWPDVVAGLKPSWEMLSNQEPLYIAIGILGATVMPHNLYLHSSVVQTRVNGTSVESKASAIRYARVDTIASLSLALVINAAILILAAAAFHGTGHTDVVEIQDAYHLLDPLVGGAVASVLFGVALLAAGQSSTFTGTIAGQVVLEGFLKAKIPCWQRRLATRGLALIPALIGVIWFGDGAVGKMLVLSQVVLSLQLPFALWPLIRFTSDKQLMGPFVNSRLTKTLAWGLFGLISGANLTLMFFWVS; from the coding sequence ATTCCCGCCAATGCGTCTTTCCTGCGCAAGCTGATGTTGTTCGTCGGTCCCGGCCTGTTAATTTCCATCGGCTACATGGACCCCGGCAACTGGGCCACCGCCATCGAAGCCGGTTCGCGCTTTGGGTATGCGTTGTTGTTCGTGGTTGTGCTGGCCAGTCTGTCGGGCATGGTGCTGCAGAATTTGTGCTCGCGCCTGGGCATTGCCACCGGCCGCGATTTGGCCCAGCTGTCCTCCGAGCGCTACAGCCACCGGGTCGGCATGGGGCAGTGGGTTCTTGCCGAGCTGTCGATCCTCGCCACCGACCTGGCGGAAGTGCTGGGTGCGGCGTTGGCGTTCCACTTGCTGCTGGGCGTGTCGATCACCACCGGCGTGGCGCTGACGGCGTTCGATACGGTCATCGTGCTCGCGTTACAGGGCGCCAATTTCCGGCGTCTCGAAGCCATCGTGCTGGGACTGATCGCGACCATCGCGACGTGCTTCTTTATCGAGCTGGTGCTGATCAAACCGTTCTGGCCAGACGTCGTCGCGGGGCTCAAGCCGTCGTGGGAGATGCTCAGCAACCAAGAGCCGCTGTACATCGCCATCGGCATTCTTGGCGCGACGGTGATGCCCCATAACCTGTACCTGCATTCATCGGTGGTGCAGACCCGCGTCAACGGCACGTCAGTCGAAAGCAAGGCCAGTGCCATTCGCTACGCCCGGGTCGACACTATTGCCTCCCTGAGCCTGGCGCTGGTGATCAACGCCGCCATCCTCATCCTGGCCGCCGCCGCGTTCCACGGCACCGGTCACACCGACGTCGTGGAAATTCAGGACGCGTACCATTTGCTCGATCCGCTGGTAGGCGGCGCCGTGGCCAGCGTGCTGTTTGGCGTCGCGCTGCTCGCGGCAGGGCAGAGTTCAACGTTCACCGGGACCATCGCCGGCCAGGTCGTGCTGGAAGGGTTCCTGAAAGCGAAGATCCCGTGCTGGCAACGGCGCCTGGCGACCCGGGGGTTGGCGCTGATTCCGGCGCTCATCGGCGTGATCTGGTTCGGCGATGGCGCGGTGGGCAAGATGCTGGTGCTCAGCCAGGTCGTCCTCAGCCTGCAGCTGCCGTTCGCCCTGTGGCCGTTGATTCGCTTCACCAGTGACAAACAATTGATGGGCCCCTTCGTCAACAGCCGCCTGACCAAAACCCTGGCCTGGGGGCTGTTCGGACTGATCTCGGGCGCGAACCTGACCCTGATGTTTTTCTGGGTAAGTTGA
- a CDS encoding magnesium transporter CorA family protein, producing MIKGHRLEAGRLWECSDAEASVLWFSDPDAAEKTLLLERFNLDDHALASALDPDEVSRIEFHPDALFMIWKRPENYSGKDTFSFDVSSFGVLLSPHHMVLICADERQFGDLGQHRPMHTLLDVLLEVLFHNIHHYLGHLKVIKMIARELQQQFNASMDSRHLVQMFNLSESLVYYINAIDSNGSVLTRLRNHAHKHQFSGDSLALIEDMIIENEQCHKQANIYSTVFASLMDARGNLVNNNTNNLLRKLTLINVVFLPLNLVAGIGGMSEYSMMTTPIPWWISYPALLVGMAGLGVGMVVILKRMARASH from the coding sequence GTGATCAAAGGCCACCGCCTGGAGGCGGGCAGGTTATGGGAATGCTCTGACGCCGAGGCGAGCGTACTGTGGTTCAGCGACCCGGACGCGGCGGAGAAGACGCTGCTGCTGGAGCGCTTCAATCTGGACGACCACGCCTTGGCCTCGGCGCTGGACCCCGACGAGGTGTCGCGCATCGAGTTTCATCCGGACGCGCTGTTCATGATCTGGAAGCGGCCGGAGAACTACTCGGGCAAAGACACCTTTTCCTTTGACGTGTCGTCGTTCGGGGTGCTGCTCAGCCCCCATCACATGGTGCTGATCTGCGCCGACGAGAGACAGTTCGGCGACCTGGGACAGCATCGGCCGATGCACACGCTGCTGGACGTGTTGCTGGAGGTGCTGTTCCACAACATCCATCATTATCTGGGTCACCTGAAGGTGATCAAGATGATCGCCCGGGAATTGCAGCAGCAGTTCAATGCGTCGATGGACAGCCGCCATCTGGTGCAGATGTTCAACCTCAGCGAAAGCCTGGTCTATTACATCAACGCCATCGACAGCAACGGCTCGGTGCTGACCCGCCTGCGCAATCACGCCCACAAGCATCAGTTTTCCGGCGACAGCCTGGCCTTGATCGAAGACATGATCATCGAGAACGAGCAGTGCCACAAACAGGCGAACATTTATTCCACGGTGTTCGCCAGCCTGATGGATGCGCGGGGCAATCTGGTCAACAACAACACCAATAACCTGCTGCGCAAGCTGACGCTGATCAACGTGGTGTTCCTGCCGTTGAATCTGGTGGCGGGGATTGGCGGGATGTCGGAATACAGCATGATGACCACGCCGATCCCGTGGTGGATCAGCTACCCGGCGTTGCTGGTGGGCATGGCCGGGCTGGGCGTGGGGATGGTGGTGATACTCAAGCGCATGGCGAGGGCAAGTCATTGA
- the norR gene encoding nitric oxide reductase transcriptional regulator NorR, translating into MTHPLLLALIPLVADLSRDLPDDERYRRLLRSLRQLFPCDAVALLKLEDEALVPLSVEGLSPDTLGRRFRLGEHPRLDIILQNREPTRFSTDCDLPDPYDGLVEGVHGDLEVHDCLGCPLYVQNTLWGVITLDSLDPARFGRVDLRDLQAFSSLAAATVMASERISQLARGFEDQRQLAEIYKRAAGGRGPRELIGQSPVHKRLQQEIQLVGNSPLTVLITGETGVGKELVAEAIHVQSPRSQKPLISLNCAALPELLVESELFGHVKGAFSGAVSGRSGKFELAHGGSLFLDEVGELPLPVQSKLLRVLQSGQLQRVGSDQEHRVDVRIIAATNRDLAEEVRAGRFRADLYHRLSVYPLVVPPLRERGRDVLLLAGYFLEENRARMGLRSLRMSPQAQGVLLAYSWPGNVRELEHLISRAVLKALSVHRERPRILTIEADALGLDELRVAAPAVLQVSEDLPAIEPGEGLKGAVDGFQRRLIGEALERHGGKWADVARELDVDRANLSRLARRLGIR; encoded by the coding sequence ATGACTCATCCTCTACTATTGGCGCTGATTCCGCTGGTCGCCGACCTGTCCCGGGACCTGCCGGACGATGAGCGCTATCGCCGGCTGCTGCGCTCGTTGCGACAGTTATTCCCCTGCGACGCGGTGGCGTTGCTCAAGCTGGAGGATGAGGCGCTGGTGCCGTTGTCCGTCGAGGGCCTGAGCCCGGACACGCTGGGGCGACGATTCCGGCTGGGGGAGCACCCGCGGCTGGACATCATTCTGCAAAACCGCGAACCCACGCGGTTTTCCACCGACTGCGATTTGCCAGACCCGTACGACGGGCTGGTCGAGGGCGTGCATGGCGATCTGGAAGTGCACGATTGCCTCGGCTGCCCGCTCTATGTGCAGAACACGCTGTGGGGGGTGATTACGCTGGACTCCCTCGATCCTGCGCGCTTTGGCCGGGTCGATCTGAGAGACCTTCAAGCGTTTTCCAGCTTGGCGGCGGCCACGGTGATGGCCAGCGAACGGATCAGCCAACTGGCGCGCGGTTTTGAGGATCAACGCCAATTGGCCGAGATTTACAAACGTGCCGCAGGCGGACGCGGGCCCCGGGAGTTGATCGGGCAGAGTCCGGTGCACAAGCGTTTGCAGCAGGAAATCCAGTTGGTGGGCAACAGCCCGCTGACGGTGCTGATCACCGGCGAAACCGGCGTTGGCAAGGAACTGGTCGCGGAGGCCATTCACGTGCAGTCGCCCCGGTCGCAGAAGCCGCTGATCAGCCTCAACTGCGCCGCGCTGCCGGAGCTGTTGGTGGAAAGCGAGTTGTTCGGTCACGTCAAAGGCGCGTTTTCCGGGGCGGTCAGCGGCCGCAGCGGCAAATTCGAGCTGGCCCATGGCGGTTCGCTGTTCCTCGACGAGGTGGGCGAGCTGCCGCTGCCAGTCCAGTCGAAGTTGCTGCGGGTGCTGCAGAGCGGCCAGTTGCAGCGCGTCGGGTCCGATCAGGAGCATCGCGTGGACGTGCGCATCATCGCTGCGACCAACCGTGATCTGGCGGAGGAGGTGCGCGCCGGGCGCTTCCGCGCGGATCTCTATCACCGCCTGAGCGTTTACCCGTTGGTAGTCCCGCCGTTGCGCGAGCGGGGTCGCGATGTGTTGCTGCTGGCGGGCTATTTCCTGGAGGAGAACCGGGCACGGATGGGGCTGCGCAGTTTGCGCATGAGTCCGCAGGCGCAGGGGGTGCTGTTGGCGTACTCATGGCCGGGGAACGTGCGGGAGCTGGAGCATTTGATCAGCCGGGCAGTGCTCAAGGCGCTGTCGGTGCATCGCGAGCGGCCGCGGATTCTGACGATCGAGGCAGATGCCTTGGGGCTGGATGAGTTGCGGGTGGCTGCGCCTGCTGTGTTGCAGGTGAGCGAGGACCTGCCGGCGATTGAGCCGGGCGAGGGGCTGAAGGGGGCGGTGGACGGGTTTCAGAGGCGGTTGATTGGTGAGGCGTTGGAGCGGCATGGCGGGAAATGGGCGGATGTGGCGCGGGAGCTGGATGTCGATCGTGCGAATTTGAGTCGGCTCGCCAGGCGATTGGGGATTCGGTAG
- a CDS encoding GNAT family N-acetyltransferase/peptidase C39 family protein produces the protein MNFIYRLAQPADVDELLVLENQCFESDRLNARSFHWMVTRANARLIVALGDQPEQRLAGYALVLFHRGTSLGRLYSLAISDAARGQGLGQQLLAQAEQHALERECAYLRLEVRPDNAPAIRLYERNGYRLFDRIDDYYEDHAPALRYEKRIREHATGVARHVPYYPQTLDFSCGPACLLMAMKALQPPRAMQRHEELQIWREATTVFMTSGHGGCSPQGLALAALRRGFVVGLQVSVRGPLFLAGVRSEEKREVMRLVHEEFSRELAGSTVRQLGSAPLNLRQLQQDNGLALVLISSYRLTRSKAPHWVLVTGCDDDFVYLHDPDIDHSQQRQAMDCQYMPVSHKEFAGMSCFGADKLRAAVVLYRHGQSLI, from the coding sequence ATGAACTTTATATATCGCCTCGCCCAGCCTGCCGATGTGGATGAACTGTTGGTGCTGGAAAACCAGTGCTTCGAATCCGACCGCCTGAACGCGCGCAGCTTTCACTGGATGGTCACGCGGGCCAATGCGCGATTGATCGTGGCGCTGGGCGATCAGCCCGAACAACGCCTGGCCGGTTACGCGCTGGTGCTGTTTCATCGCGGCACGTCTCTGGGTCGGCTTTACTCCCTGGCGATCAGCGACGCTGCCCGGGGCCAGGGCCTCGGGCAGCAACTGCTGGCCCAGGCCGAACAGCATGCCCTTGAGCGTGAGTGTGCCTATTTGCGGCTCGAAGTCCGGCCGGACAACGCCCCGGCGATTCGCTTGTACGAGCGCAACGGCTATCGCCTGTTCGATCGCATCGATGATTACTACGAAGACCACGCGCCGGCGCTGCGCTACGAAAAACGCATCCGCGAACACGCCACCGGCGTCGCCCGCCATGTGCCCTACTACCCGCAAACCCTGGACTTCAGCTGTGGCCCGGCGTGCCTGCTGATGGCGATGAAAGCGCTGCAACCGCCACGCGCCATGCAGCGCCACGAAGAACTGCAGATCTGGCGCGAGGCGACCACGGTGTTCATGACCTCCGGCCATGGCGGTTGCAGCCCGCAGGGCCTGGCGCTGGCGGCGTTACGCCGCGGGTTCGTAGTCGGCCTGCAAGTGTCGGTGCGCGGGCCCTTGTTTCTTGCCGGTGTGCGCAGCGAAGAAAAGCGCGAAGTCATGCGCCTGGTGCATGAGGAATTCAGCCGCGAACTGGCCGGCAGCACGGTCCGGCAGCTGGGCAGTGCGCCGCTCAATCTTCGGCAACTGCAACAGGACAACGGCCTGGCACTGGTGTTGATCAGTAGCTACCGACTGACTCGTTCCAAAGCACCGCACTGGGTGTTGGTCACCGGTTGCGATGACGACTTCGTGTACTTGCACGACCCAGATATCGATCACAGCCAACAGCGTCAGGCCATGGATTGCCAATACATGCCGGTCAGTCATAAAGAGTTCGCCGGCATGAGTTGCTTTGGCGCCGACAAACTTCGCGCGGCCGTTGTTTTATATCGACACGGTCAGTCGCTTATATAA
- the pbpG gene encoding D-alanyl-D-alanine endopeptidase yields the protein MKIRPTVIGLLFALTGCALSTVAFSATALANEPAAFKRDPANLHLASGSSMITDLQTGQVLYASNPDIVVPIASVTKLMTAMVTLDAKLPMDEMIKVDISQTPEMKGVFSRVKLGSELNRHDMMLITLMSSENRAAASLAHSYPGGYPAFIRAMNAKAKSLGMNHTVYMEPTGLSVYNVSTARDLTKLALAARNYPMLRELSTTPEKTVTFRKPNYILGFSNTDHLVRKSNWDIKLTKTGFTNQAGHCLVLLTSMANRPVSVVILDAFGKYTHFADASRMRLWMETGKSGPAPEVALQYKKEKNQVMRQKGLQASE from the coding sequence TTGAAAATTCGCCCAACCGTCATCGGCCTATTATTTGCACTTACAGGCTGCGCACTTTCCACTGTCGCATTCTCCGCGACGGCGCTGGCCAATGAGCCGGCGGCGTTCAAGCGCGACCCGGCCAATCTGCATCTGGCCTCCGGCAGTTCCATGATCACCGACCTGCAAACCGGTCAGGTTCTGTATGCGAGCAACCCCGACATCGTCGTGCCGATCGCCTCGGTGACCAAGCTGATGACTGCGATGGTCACCCTCGACGCCAAGTTGCCCATGGACGAGATGATCAAGGTCGATATCTCGCAAACGCCCGAAATGAAAGGCGTGTTCTCCCGGGTCAAACTGGGCAGTGAGCTGAATCGCCATGACATGATGCTCATCACCCTTATGTCGTCGGAAAACCGCGCCGCGGCCAGCCTGGCTCACAGCTATCCGGGCGGCTATCCGGCGTTTATCCGGGCGATGAACGCCAAGGCCAAGTCGCTGGGCATGAACCATACCGTGTACATGGAGCCCACCGGGCTGTCGGTGTACAACGTTTCCACCGCACGTGACCTGACCAAGCTGGCCCTCGCCGCCCGCAATTACCCGATGTTGCGCGAGCTGAGCACAACGCCGGAGAAGACCGTCACCTTCCGCAAGCCGAATTACATCCTCGGTTTCAGCAACACCGACCATCTGGTGCGTAAATCCAACTGGGACATCAAGCTGACCAAGACCGGCTTCACCAACCAGGCCGGGCACTGTCTGGTGCTGCTGACCAGCATGGCCAATCGTCCGGTGTCCGTAGTCATTCTCGACGCCTTCGGCAAATACACCCACTTTGCCGATGCCAGCCGCATGCGCTTGTGGATGGAAACCGGCAAGAGCGGTCCGGCGCCGGAAGTCGCGCTGCAGTATAAGAAAGAGAAGAACCAGGTGATGAGGCAGAAGGGTTTGCAGGCGTCGGAATAA